The following are encoded in a window of Haemorhous mexicanus isolate bHaeMex1 chromosome 7, bHaeMex1.pri, whole genome shotgun sequence genomic DNA:
- the KCNIP2 gene encoding Kv channel-interacting protein 2 isoform X1, with translation MRSKGRKESLSDSRDLDGSYDQLTGNPPVQTKKALKQRFLKLLPCCRPKSIPSLSESNVEDEFELSTVCHRPEGLEQLQEQTKFTRKELQVLYRGFKNECPSGIVNEENFKQIYSQFFPQGDSSTYATFLFNAFDTDHDGSVSFEDFVSGLSTILRGTIDDRLNWAFNLYDLNKDGCITKEEMLDIMKSIYDMMGKYTYPAMREEAPREHVENFFQKMDRNKDGVVTIEEFLESCQKDENIMRSMQLFDSVI, from the exons GCAACCCGCCAGTCCAAACTAAAAAAGCGCTGAAGCAGCGATTCCTCAaactgctgccctgctgccgGCCCAAATCCATCCCCTCGCTCAGTGAAAGCAA TGTTGAGGATGAGTTTGAGCTCTCCACCGTCTGCCACCGCCccgaggggctggagcagctccaggagcagacCAAGTTCACCCGCAAAGAGCTGCAAGTCCTGTACCGAGGCTTCAAGAAT GAGTGCCCAAGCGGCATTGTCAACGAAGAAAACTTCAAGCAGATCTATTCACAGTTCTTCCCTCAAGGAG aCTCCAGCACCTATGCCACTTTCCTCTTCAATGCCTTTGACACCGACCACGATGGCTCTGTCAGCTTTGAG GACTTTGTGTCTGGGCTGTCCACCATCCTGCGGGGCACCATTGATGATCGCCTGAACTGGGCCTTCAACCTCTATGACCTGAACAAAGATGGCTGCATCACCAAAGAG GAAATGCTGGACATCATGAAGTCCATCTACGACATGATGGGCAAATACACCTACCCGGCCATGCGGGAGGAAGCACCCCGGGAGCACGTGGAGAACTTCTTCCAG AAAATGGACCGGAATAAGGATGGTGTGGTGACAATCGAGGAGTTCCTGGAGTCCTGCCAGAAG GATGAGAACATCATGCGATCCATGCAGCTCTTCGACAGCGTGATTTAG